In the genome of Amphiura filiformis chromosome 11, Afil_fr2py, whole genome shotgun sequence, the window AAAGAAGTCCCtgcctgcaatagctgccctatagacaatttgaccatttctgcattctatattgtacacatatgacatttggcagctattgcagataggtcaTTCTTTTTCTGAACCCTCAACTTTTATAGCCTACTAAACATGGAATTTGCATCGAGTCATCACGTCTGTAACCTACATTAATACAGTTAACATGGGAACATGTTGCACTTAGTTGCCGTCATCATGTTTATCTTGTCCACAAAAGAAGTTTAaaatttgtgacgtggtataaaaaaaaaaagcacttttgagcaggtttacaattttgagtgttttacatatcttaataaATATAGAGATATGTTGCTCCACAACGcagtttttcccaatgaaatcggtcattcctaagcgaagatattgggtTCGTAAGTTGTGATATTATAAAATTGCaaactgagatatcggcctttaaaaaatatcattgaaaatttatattgtaggcctacatgcatatgTCCCGGGCATATGTACaatgaaaaatgtctgaaaaatgtATAAGTTGCCAGTTATaatccggtctgaaactatcagacaatattttaaacattattaacatcacaaatttgcaacaaacccaaattgtgaaaaaatcacgcGGGTAATTtgttgctatttctccatttacgatccttcccaaaagtgtctcctttcgatattcCACGTCACATTTGGCGTTGAATTCATCATATTGTTTGTAATCGTTTAATTAatagttagggaccgttcacaaacacttgttaggggagggggcctgatgcaaaaagggggacccttaaaattttttgaccctcctaagggggaccCCGaaaaaattttcctgggaaaattgagtttatatgattttctatggggttgacccataattttcatgtcaaaaggggggctgaaattttgaggtctgaaaaGGGGGGGCCGATGAATtgttttgcatcagaccccctaacaattgtttgtgaacggtcccttactatTATTTGTTTCACATGTATGCGGAGCAGGTATTTTAGTACAAGTTCATTGAGAGTCCCATTGAGCAGGGCTCATTAACTCCACACTATGAAGTATAATACTAATAATCATAATTATGTCATTAGGTAGAGATCCAAATTGGCCAATACTACACTTCAGTCAATTATTTTCACCTCGTCGGTCAATGGCCAAGGTTTAATGCCCTCTTTTACCCAAGGAATTATTATTTATGCCGGGGGGTTTATCTCTAGGGGTATCTGAATTTTACTTGAATCACGAGGGGAATGTTAAATTAAATAGAGAAAAGGGGTAACCaagggaatccgaaaattttgagcggacgcaacGGGTGAACGCGGCGATATTTTGGTCGATTTTGGGTGAATACACCCACCCCCCCCTCCCAGTGTAAATATTAAATTGTCCCTAGAGTGACCTTTTCCAAATGtcatgaaattcacttttcccctcaACCCCCCCCGccggaaaaaattcctggtgccgccactgcgaTAATTTCTCTAGAATATGACATTTTGAAAATCGTTCATGTTTGCTCTCGGTTTTGAAAATTTTCACCGATAAATCACCCTGATTTCCTTACTTGAACAAGAAGCGAAACAATATGTCACTACGATTAATAATCAGTGACGTACCTGTGATTCTTGTCTACATGTCATGGAAGGGGGAAAGGGGGAAGGGGGAAAACAACAAAATTGCCAAGGTGAGCATTCGACCCAATGGGATAGCGCACGAATATTTTCAGTTTTATACCATTTGAAGAGAAACTTAAACTTGATTCAAATTTGTTTAATAtcacgcgaagcgcgcgaaaatttgaaattttacagtGTACCCAAATCAGTTACCAAAATGTGTGCGTATTTAAACAGTGCCTAAAACAAGgaatgtttctttttttctttgaattgTGGAGGCAATCGCCCActtccaggcccgtacgcaggggatGCGGGGGTGCGACGCGCCcctcccccaaatttggaaaagtatacaaaaagtcccaaaatttcagaatttgcgaccgtagcgagcaaaaaaaaatcaggttttttacccttttttggacaaaaaaggtcaaaattttgggaagaaagtccacttttcacaaatcccccccttggaaaaaagtccacctttttaaaatcagcaccccccccaatgaaatcctgcgtacgggtctGCCCACCGCACCACCCCGGTCAGGCATGCCACTGATAATAATGAGACTATCTTTATTATAATATCATTTCAGCTTTAAATGAACAACAGAAGACTCAGCTAAGGAATACATGGGATTTACTGTACGCGCGTGATAATCGCATGAAATTAGGTGTGGACCTTTTCATAAGGTAAGTTTCAAGTCATTCAATATGGGTTGCTCATCTGGGGGAGCCAAGTTTATCCCAGTTTGTCAGTTTTTGTCCCATTGTGGAGGGggagcaaagccaaatttttgtcccattttcagtcattttaattcTATATTCTTTAATACCGTCCTCATTTTATCCCTGACATTTTTTCTGTGGGAGGAATCCCCCCACCcctctggctacgccactgtttatgaacGAATGGTAGAAAGGCAAGCATACCAGCATAGCAGTGTTTGGGCATAATTAATGTAtatcggctatctactgaagatagccgtaTGTTTACAGATAGATGATGAACATGACCCGTCCGGAGATCTTCGACTCAAAAGAAGCTGAAACTCCCTGGAGCTTTCAATTCACtgttttttaaacttaatttcaTTTATAATTATACTCTTTATACAAACATTATTGTTAGTGGGAGAGATCCTATACATTTTCGAGCAGTTTTGGTGCATCAAAAAGTAGCTACATCTATTTTACACACATGTCGATCTTGCAGAATACATCTTATGTGCAATATGTGCTCTGAAACAATTTGTttacctcaaatttcaaaattagtaCTCTTCGAATTAAGGGCTATAGctatcaaaacaacaaaataggATCAGCAAGCTGTCTTTTGTATGCTCTTAAGGTTAGCAAgtacgatttggtagttcacagcatcttgcgaatggtagtgagctttggcaaatattgcattgatcatttcatagcgagggtgtagaagaattcaaatatcacagatatcatggatatacttttgtaggtcctgtgttcttgaggtatgttgtaaagagggctgaatcaacaacacttttgtaaaacgtacataactcattaacaacaataagcaagttttcaaagtcatgatttgaagaatgaacttttgcaaaacatcaaagtgttattttccaataatatattgatttagataatgagaatcgatttttttttgcttcttcgaccaacaataccgcgactacccttaatgctctgcgtgctagccatgcgcttcaacggaaaaagttgaagttttgaaatatgttctcaaaatatcaagagctatcttaagaactactgaaccaatactaggattgtttgtactcattttaatacatttttcatgctgattccaaatgtggtcatgaaaatttaaatttctgaattttttttaattttaaaaaaattttgaaacatgtcgtctgcagtcgaaagTACTCATGATGCATTTTTGGCGATACACGAATCTTTCACTGTCAAGTTGTAATAAAAAATTTTATAGATGTAGATTGTAAAATGTGTGCTGATTGAAAAATGTTCCGTTTGTCGAATGTGATTTAATGGCATTGCAGATAACATACCTTTGCCCATTATAACATTGTTAGCAAAGGAAATAATTCAGCTAATCGTAGGTCATTCAAATGTTGACAATCAGCAGTTTTGTGATAAATGGCATTGGGGATTTCAAAAAAACTGTAATAAAATATAAActgacattttgaattttagagtttgattcattattttgttcaccGCGTAATATAAAGAAATTGTTGTAACATTAAAAAAGTTAAAGAACTTTTACAGactcatttaaggtcattaaactATCAAAAAacttaacattttcaaaaatattgcaaACAAGTTTCGGCATTGAGCACCTCAGCTCTTTAAATTCATAAGATTAAAAAGTTAATCTATAACGAGGGACAAATACAAGCTTGGATTAACAAATCTTAATCCAATAGCTTAAAATTCAACCAATATAACAATTTAGGAACAAAAAATTATTGTATTGTTCGTTAAGGAAGCACGCCACCATAAAGCTTCCGCGACCAAAAAGTGCAAATAGTCCTCCTAAAAAGTAGAAATTAAGCTTATTTGTTCAGCGAATTTTTCAGCAAATGTGTCTCAGGCACGTTTCTTTAATGTCATATTAAACCTGGATGGTTTCGATGAAATTACGTGCagaaaaaaatgattttgaatcTGTTTTGAGGGAGCGGACTAATAGTGCAAATTATGCTGAAATCCCCAGAAATAGTTTTCTACAACTTAAAATCATGCGATGGGTAACAATGTCatgcaaatatgccaaaaaatgagattttctatatgttcaaaaaacgattcttaaacacttgagagtGTTCttacaatcttattggttcttacccgtgtgatatgacacgatatcacacaccttagcgcgtgcatgtcgacgcgatactcgtgcTCGCTGTTTGAACCAATCGGaatgtgcatagcaacaacaggactgatcgattctaagccctaggtaattccttgtaaaatgtaggataatatttgattaaaatttggtatagttataattaatatattaattttgattgaaatgtttaagaatgagaataaatgtattgtttttagccgctgtcgtgcatctatcgtctcatataacacgggcgacatcattatttttagcgtaaaacaactcggctccgcctcgttgttttccttaaaataatgatgtcgcccgtgttatatgagacgatagatgcactccagcggttaaaaacaatacctttattctctaattattaaAGCTATAACTTAGGGTCTTGCTGTATGCGCTGTCTTAATATCTTGCGTTTAATATctcaatattatcatgattattttagtGGGTAACGTTATGatggtgtgcccccccccccccacccccacccccatcattgcTTTTATATTAAAACTATATTCCATTCGCTTTATTTGTTATCATAACTTCTTTCCTGTAATTATATTTCAACAGCTTATTCAGAGAGCACCCTAAATACAGACAACAATTCCGTTCCTTCAAAGATGACCACGATCTCGCGGCATTGGCAAAGACGGCCAAATTGAAGGCCCATGGCTTCCGTGTCGTGTCTACGATTAACAACTTAATCGAGACACTTGATGATCCTGCATTGTTCGTGGAGCAGCTCAAGAACATGGCCAGGACACATCATGGACACGGTGTCACCAGAAACAGTTTTGGGGTATGATAAAATGCGTATTTTATATATGAATAGGTTGTGCTCAAAAGGGCCACAAGTTAGCCCTACTACTAGATAGACggattttaaaagcttttttggtcaaaaaatgtccaaatttggagaagaaagtccacttttcacagaatGGCCCccttgaaaaaagtccactttttcaaaatcagcacccccataAAATCGTGGCTACGGGCCTGCCTATAACCATGCATGATAACGATATACCCCGAGAACTGCTAAGGGGCGCATCATTTGATTTCCAGGTGGAAGGTTTGGAgggtttttttttgaaaaaaatcgcccactagtgagacgaaaaaggTAATTCGCCCCACTGATgagtcaaaataattttttgcccCACCCAGCtttgtatacattaaaattgaaaaaataaatcggcGGCTAAAACAAACAATTTCGCCTggcccaaactcccatgccccacCGATAATCAAATCTAAACCCCGTGACCGCTAGGGTGGAGCGATCACTGGGTTTTTAGCGGTTCTCTGAGTATATAGAGTGTTTAAAGGGCCCTATAGGGGGGGGCTAGAAAATGTCCAACCTTGGGGAAAACCcatgcaaaaatggcaaaatgcaAATTGCACAAAgctgacatattttgtacaactTTGTGCATCCTTAGAAATATTATAAGCAAGCCTATATAAGCAGATCCGGatcaggagccacacatttggaaaaagccgCTCTGGTCCtgagattatctagtgaaccaggaaccttttttaaagaaattgtacacattaaaatacaaaacctgctttaactaccatcaggctctatttgaaaaaaaaaagtagagcctggttcatatgattttggtgtggactaggagccaaaatattatgaccattgggtaaatggctcctgagTGCCTGGTTAATTTAAAGCTTGATTATAATGTGTGTATCTTTGCGAAACTTTCTAACTTTGCACAAAAGCGTAAGCAAACTTTGTGTAATTCTTAGCAACTTTGCCCGAATTTACACAAATTTGTACATCTTTGTAAAACTTTCAGAATATCTTGGGCATCTTTGCTCAAACTTTATTCATTTTTGCGCAATATTGAGCAAATGAAATACTAAAGCCGCCCTTTAATTCCTTAGCATGCTTAAAGAAGGTTATTTTTCAATTATCTTTTACAGGATCTTGCACCAATCCTGCTGGCAACTTTCGGCAACCATATCGGTGGTAAGTTCACACCCAAAGCCAGAGATGCCTGGGTGGCGGCCTACAACTTCATCGTGGATTCCGTATGCGCAGAGTATGAGGTGATTAACCGAGAAAGTGGTAGTAGCGGAAGCAGTCCAGAGAAGTAAACTATTCAAACTACGAATGAATGACCACCGACAACGATTTGGAAAAGGACTCTTGATGCGCTGCACCCTTAAGATGCATGGATAAAAACTCACTTAAAGgtttatacgaggtattgttggtcgaagcagccaaaaaaatgcagttcacagcatcttgcgattgATAGtcagctttagcaaaaattgcattgctcaattcatagcgagcgtgcagaagacttcaaatatcacagatatacttttgtatctggttcttgagttatatatgTTGTAAAAGAGGGctgaaaacaacaacacttttgtaaaacgtataggcctacataactcattaacaacaataaattaagcaggttttcaaagtacatgatttgtagaatgaacttttgcaaaacaccaaagtgttatttttacataatacattggttcagataatgaaaatgctttgaccaacaatatctCGTATAACCTTAAGGTGTGTTTGAGTAGTAGGATTC includes:
- the LOC140165059 gene encoding globin-like isoform X1, with translation MALNEQQKTQLRNTWDLLYARDNRMKLGVDLFISLFREHPKYRQQFRSFKDDHDLAALAKTAKLKAHGFRVVSTINNLIETLDDPALFVEQLKNMARTHHGHGVTRNSFGDLAPILLATFGNHIGGKFTPKARDAWVAAYNFIVDSVCAEYEVINRESGSSGSSPEK